Sequence from the Candidatus Dormiibacterota bacterium genome:
GGCCGGAGGCGAATGCGAACCCGGGAAGCAGGAGTGCGAGCCAGAGAGCCGCGCGAGGACGCATGAGACGGCGCAGAGTAGCACGATTCGGACGAACGCACTTGACGCGCGGCCGCGGCTGCGATAGGAGGGCCCTTGCATGAGCCTCGTGCTTCAGGTCCTGCTCCTGCTCGCTCTGGTCACGGTCGTCTCGAAAGGGGCCGGAACCCTCAGCAACCGCTTCGGCCAGCCGGCCGTTTTCGGAGAGGTCCTGGCCGGACTCCTCCTCGGCCCGAGCCTGCTGAATGTCCTGCGCTGGAGCGTGTTCGCACCGCGCGCCGGGGACGCTTCCCGGCTCGATCTCGGCGGGATCGTGCAGGTCATTGCGGAGATCGGCGTCATCCTGCTCATGTTCGTCGCCGGGATGGAGACCGACCTCCGGGAAATGCGCCGGGTCGGGAGGGTCGCGTTCTGGGCCGCGCTCGGTGGCGTGCTCCTGCCGCTCGTGGGGGGCGCTGCTGCGGCCCGCCTGTTCGGGTACGGCTGGGGGGAGGGGTTCTTCATGGGCGCGGTGCTGACGGCGACCAGCGTCAGCATCTCGGCCCAGACACTCATGGAGTTGAAGAGCCTGCGCTCCCGGGAGGGAAGCACGATCCTGGGCGCCGCGGTCATCGACGACGTCATGGGGATCATCGTGCTGTCGCTCGTGGGCGCCTTCGTCGGCGGCGGTCACGCCGCACCCGTGGCGGCGCCTCCCGGAGGACCGGCCGCCGGCGGGCCGGGCGGAACGACGGTCGGCTCGCTCGCGGGGGTCGTCTGGGTCTGCGTGCGGATGACCTTGTTCTTCCTGCTCTCCTGGTTCCTGGGACGCCGCCACCTGGAGAGGCTCGCCGCGGCCGCGAGCCGCCTGCGGGTGAGCGAGCCGCTCATGGCCCT
This genomic interval carries:
- a CDS encoding cation:proton antiporter — encoded protein: MSLVLQVLLLLALVTVVSKGAGTLSNRFGQPAVFGEVLAGLLLGPSLLNVLRWSVFAPRAGDASRLDLGGIVQVIAEIGVILLMFVAGMETDLREMRRVGRVAFWAALGGVLLPLVGGAAAARLFGYGWGEGFFMGAVLTATSVSISAQTLMELKSLRSREGSTILGAAVIDDVMGIIVLSLVGAFVGGGHAAPVAAPPGGPAAGGPGGTTVGSLAGVVWVCVRMTLFFLLSWFLGRRHLERLAAAASRLRVSEPLMALVVVVTFLYAFAAEYLGGVAAITGSYMAGVLFAQTSFKERIDRGIHPLAYSFLVPVFFINIGLRADVKQLLGQIPLTLFILAIAVLAKVIGCGGCAWLAGLRYEEALRVGVGMISRGEVGLIVAGYGLAHGIIGGDIFSVMVLMVLVTTMITPLWLRRVFPRVEEERI